The following nucleotide sequence is from Azoarcus sp. CIB.
GAACGATGCCGGCGACCTGGGCGGAATCCATCGTTCGTCCCGGGTACAGGTTCACCATCACCGACGCGGTCGGTTTCTGCTCGTCGCGCAGGAAGCCGGACTGCTTGGGAATCGCCAGATGCACGCGCGCAGAAGAGACCGACGCGATCGCCTGGATGGTGCGCGCCAGTTCGCCTTCGAGCGCGCGCTGGAAGTTGACCTGCTCGTGGAACTGCGACACGCCCAGCTTCTGGTTTTCCATCAGCTCGAAGCCGACCAGCCCGCCCTTGGGCAGGCCCTGTGCGGCAAGACGCAGACGCACATCGTGCACCATGGCTGACGGGATCAGGATCGCATTACCGGCCGGCGAAAACTTGTAAGGAACGTTCTGCTGCTGCAGCGCGGTCACGATCGCGCCGCCGTCGCGCTCCTCGAAGTTCGAGAAGAGCACTGCGTAGTCAGGCGCCCGCGACCACAGCCAGACGCCCACCAGCATTGCGATGGCGATCGCCACGGCAGCGCCGGCGGCGAGCTTCTGGCGCTGGCTCAGCTCATTGAAGCGCTGCAGCGCCTGCTGGGCCGGCGGCAGGGTTCCCCGATCAACGGCGGTGTCGGCGGTGGCCATGGTGGAGTCCTTCAATCACGTCACTTTTACGGATGACGGCATTGTCCGTCCGCGCGAGCAAATCGCGCGAGCGGAAAAGCGGCATTTTTTGCCGCCTATTTGCCGGTTACCATGGACGCATCGGGGCTTAATCTGCCAGCCGTGAAAACAGGTCCTGCACCCCATGTCCGCTGAAACGCCTCCTGCCGCCACGAATGCCGCGTCCGGCGCGGGGCAGCGCCTCGACGCGGCGCAGCTCGCCGAAGCGTTCGAGATGTTCGCGCGCGCGTCCGAAGAGCTGTCGACCGCCTACAACGCGCTGCAGGGGCAGGTCGCGCAGCTCACTGAACGCCTCGCGGTGCTGATCGGCGCGCTCCCCGCGGGCGTCGTGATGCTCGATCGTGGCGGCCGGGTCGGGCAGTGCAACGGTGCGGCCGAGGTCCTGCTGGGCGGCGATCTTGCAGGCCGTCCGTGGGACGAACTCGCCGCCGTCCTGCATGCCACCGAAACGCCGGGCGAACTGACCGTCGGCGAAGAAACGGGCGCCCGTCGCGTCTCGCTGTCCGAGGCAGCACTGGAGTCGGGCGAAGGGCGCATCATCCTGCTGCACGACGTCACCGACGCGCACCGCATGCGCCTGCAAGTCGAACGCAATGAGCGGCTGGCGGCGATGGGCGAGATGGTCGCCGGCCTCGCCCACCAGCTGCGCACGCCGCTCGCCGCCGCGCTGCTCTATACGGGCAACCTCAAGCAACCAGAGCTCGCTCCCGCCGACCGTGCGCGCGTCGCCGATCGCGCGATCGAGCGCATGCGCTACCTCGAGCGCCTGATCCGCGACATGCTGCTCTTCGCGCGCGGCGACAGCCTCGGTCGCCAGCGTTTCGGCGTCTGCGAGCTCGCCGGGGAGCTCGTGCATACCCTCGAACCGCTCGCGCGGGCGCGGCAGGTCGGGTTCTCGTCCGCCTGCGACTGCGGCGATGCGACCCTGCTCGGCGACCGCAAAGCCTTAGGCGGTGCGATCACGAACCTGCTCGAAAACGCCATCCAGGCCACCGAGGCCGGCGGCGCGGTGGACCTGTCCGCCACGCTCGAAGGCGATACCGTGCTCTTCCGCATCCGCGACAACGGCCGCGGCATCGAGCCGGCCCACCAGGCGCGCCTGTTCGACCCCTTCTTCACCACCCGGGCGGACGGCACCGGCCTGGGGCTCGCGATCGCACGTGGCGTCGCGCGCGCCCACAGCGGTGACATCGCCGTCGAATCCAGCCCGGGCAAGGGCGCCTTGTTCACCCTCAGCCTGCCGCTGCCGTGTCCCGACGAGGGGGGCGCTGCACCCGCACCGAAGGAACCCGCATGATCGAACAGATCAACATCCTCGTCGTCGAGGACGACGCCGCACTGCGCGATGCCGTGTGTCTCACGCTGGAAATGGGCGGGCATCGCGTCACCGGCGTCGATGGCGGACCGGCCGCGCTCGCGGAGCTCGGCCGGCAGGCGTTCAACCTCGTCGTCAGCGATCTGCGCATGCAGCCGATGGACGGCCTGCAACTCCTCGGCGAAATCCGCTCGCGCCTGCCCCAGCTTCCCGTCCTGCTGATGACCGCCTACGGCGACGTCGACAAGGCCGTTGCCGCGATGCGCGGCGGCGCCTGCGACTTCCTCATGAAGCCCTTCGAACCCGACGTCCTGCTCGAACACGTGCGGCGCTACGCCTCGCAGCCGCCGGGTGCCGACGACACCGTCGCCGAGGACCCGCACACGCGCAACCTGCTCGCGCTCGCCGCGCGGGTCGCCGACACCGACGCCACGGTACTGCTCAGCGGCGAATCGGGCACCGGCAAGGAAGTCTTCGCGCGCTACATCCACGATCACTCATCGCGCAAGGCGGGGGCCTTCGTCGCGATCAACTGCGCCGCCATCCCCGAGAACCTGCTCGAAGCGACGCTGTTCGGTTATGAGAAGGGCGCATTCACCGGTGCGCAGACGGCGCAGCCGGGCAAGTTCGAGCAGGCCCAGGACGGCACCATCCTGCTCGACGAGATCTCCGAAATGCCGCTCGCGCTGCAGGCCAAGCTGCTGCGCGTGCTGCAGGAACGGGAGGTCGAGCGCGTGGGCGGGAAGAAACCGGTCGCGCTCGACATTCGAGTCCTGGCGACGAGCAACCGCGACATGGTGCGGGAAGTCGCGGCCGGCCGCTTCCGCGAAGACCTGTATTACCGGCTCAATGTCTTTCCGCTTGTGATCCCGGGGCTGCGCGAACGCCCCCGCGACATCCTGCCGCTCGCGCGCCACTTCCTCGCCCGCCACGGCGAGCGCCTCAAGCGCAGCGCCCGGCTGAGCCCGGAAGCCGAGCAGCTGCTCGTGCGCCATGCCTGGCCGGGCAACGTGCGCGAACTCGAAAACGCGATGCAACGGGCACTGATTCTTGCTGCCGGCGACACGATCACGGCCGAGACGGTACATCTGTGCCTGCCGAACTGGGTCGCGGCGGAACCGGCGCCAATTGCCGAAGTGCCAAACCGGGCCGAAACGGCGCCGGTGTCAGTGTCGGTGTCGGCAAATTTTGCCGTGCCACCGGAAAATTTCGCCGTTTCGTCCCCGTCCCGGCCCGATCAGGCTGCCGCCGGGCGGCCGGCAAACATGAAGGATCTCGAGCGCGAACACATTCTCTCGACGCTGCGCGAAGTCGGCGGATCGCGCAAACGGGCCGTCGAAAAGCTCGGAATCTCGGAACGGACCTTGCGTTACAAGCTGCAGCAGTACCGTGACGAGGGTTACGAGGTGTAGTCATGGAGCTACGGTAGCGGCGGCCCGTGCATTGGCAGTCGCCCTGCAGCATCCTTTTGGCACGACGATTGCTCTGCTAGACTGAGCACAACGGATACTCCGTGTTGGAGTCGAGCGTATGGATACGCGTGGAATCAACCAGATGATCGGCGAATTGCGTGCCACCGCCCAGGCGGCGGGTGCGAAGTCGTCCGCCCCCGCCAACCAGGCTGCAGGCGGCGTCGATTTCGCCGAAGTGCTGCAGGGTGCGCTCAAGGACGTGAGCGCCGCGCAGCAGGAAGCCCGCGGCATGGCGCAGGAGTTTTCCGCCGGCGATCCGAACGTCAATCTCCAGGACGTGATGGTCAACCTGCAGAAGGCCAACCTGTCGTTCCAGCAGATGGTGCAGGTGCGCAACCGCCTCGTCACGGCGTATCAAGACATCATGAACATGCCTGTGTGACCGGGCTCCGTGCGCACAGACGAAGAAGCCGCCCCAGGGCGGCTTCTTCGTTTTCGACTACAGGATTCAGTGTTCGTCGTGCATTCGCCGGTCACGTTCGAGCTTGAACATGTAGCGCTGGATTCGTGCGGTCGCCTGGTTCGACAAGCCGATGAATTCGCAGCCGGCGCGCAGCACCTTCACTCCGTTCGCCTTCTCGATCTCGAAAAGGTTCCTGACCTTCAGGCGCACGGGCAGGGGATTGCCGTCGGGTAGCCGGAGCGAGCACTGGCCGTATTCCGTTCCGGGTTCGAAGCGAAGTTCCTTCGGCGGAACGAGGACCGCCAGTCCGCCGCCGCTGATGTCCACGATCCGTACCTGGACCTCCTGCCGGCGGCCGTCCTCGGTCACGTGGGTGACCACGCAGACGAGCGGCTCGGCCTGCAATGTGGGCAGGCGATAGAACTCGCGCCGTTGCAGGCGGATGATGCTGTCGGGAAGCGTCGCGCGCAGGGCAGGTTTGCCCGCATGCACGATGCGGGCGGGGGCCTCCAGCGCGAACTGCAACTTGATGTTGTCGAGGCGCGTCGTGCAGACCAGCCGGGCGGCGCTCCCTGCCCGGGCATTACGCACCTCGTCGGGGCAGGCATCGACGATCACGGCGCCGTCGTCGGTCAGCTCGAGCGCCAGCGTGATGAACGATTCCCCGCCGTCGATGAAGGCAGTCAGGAGCGGACGTTTCTCGACCAGTACCCTGAGCAACTGGATGATTTCGCGCGGGTCGTGTACCGCGTAGCGGGCAAACGCGTCGGCATCCAGCGGTCGCTGCGTCGTCGAGGTTTCGGACGGTTCGGGCATCGGCAACGAGTCCGGGCAAAGCCGGGTTTATAGCACGGCTAGGGGCGGGGCGGTCCGCCCGGTGCTTGTGCCTGCGTGCCTGGGGTGCCCTGTTCGACACGATAGATCCACGCGAGCAGCTCCGCGACTGCGACGTACAGCTCGGGCGGGATACGTGCGTCGAGGTCGACCTGCATCAGAAGGCCTACCAGCTCGGGGGATTCGTGCACGAACACGCCGGCCTCGTGCGCGCGCTCGATGATCTCGCGCGCGATCAGTCCGCGCCCCTTCGCAACCACGCGCGGTGCGGCGTCGCCCTTGCCGTAGGCGAGTGCGACGGCCTCGCCGCGCGGTGCCGGATCGTGCTCAGTGTTCGCCATCACGGCGCTCCGCGACGAAGCCCGTGAGCGGGACGTTGGCCGCTTCGAGGGCGCTGTCGAGCTCCGCCCGGGCGTTGGCGAGCGCCGCGACCGTCGCGTCGTCGTCCGCCATCAGGCGCAGCGCGACACCTGCGGGCGTCAGGATCAGAAGCGCCTCGACACCACCGAGCCGCGGTAGGCTGAGCCGCAAGGTGGTCTTCCATTCCGTCGACGGCTCGTCCGAACCCGGTTCGCGGTCGCGCTGCGGATCCTCGATCTCCCATTCCATCGTCTGTCCCGGCCAGACTTGGCCCTGCCAGACGTAGTTCTGCGTCGCCATCGCGTCGAGTTGCTGATAGACGACAGGGACGAGCCGATCGGGGATGGCGGCTGTACGTGCGCTCGCAGCCGGTGCCGGAGTCGTGCCTACAGCGGCGTCGGATTCGTTCGTTGCCACCGCGGACGCGGTCGATCCCTGTGCCGGTGCATTCGGTGCCATTTCGGCGGTGGCCCGCAGCAGGCCTGGCGAGCGAGCGAGGACGGCTGCATCAGCCGGGCCGCCAGACTGGGGCGCCGGCCCCCGCAAATGCTCGCCCTGAGGCTCCTGCAGGAGCGCCGAGGCAGCGAGCTTGCCGGAGAGCCATTGCACCTGGTGGGATTCGTAGAACAGGCCGCTCTGGGACAGTGCCTGCTGCAGGGCCGGGGCGAGCGTCGCGGCGGCATTGTTGGTCGGCGGCGCCGCAACGATGGGTTTTCCGGCCGCGAGCGACGCGGGCTGCGGAGCCGGCTGCCCCGTGAGCAGGAATCCGATCAGCCGCCCCGCGGCGCTGAGCGTCGGGCGAGCGCCTTCATTGCCCGCGAGCGTCGGCTCGGCGAGCTGGGCGAACACCGCCTTGGGCGTGCTTTGAGTGACGACCAGTTCCAGCGTGTCGCCGGTATTCGCGGAGTGATTGAGCGCGAGCGTGTAATCGCGTCCGCCGACGACGGCCTTGAAGGTGCCATCGGGCAGCCGGCGGTCGATCGTCGCGACGAAGCGCTCGCCGGGCAGCAGCTCGGGAAGGCGAGCCTGGATCTCGCGCACGCGCGACGTGCCGTTGATCGGCGGCTCGCTGTCGAAGAGGCTCGCCTCCGTGATCAGACGCAGGCGGGAGGCGAGATCTGAGGGGATCATCGTGTGCGCTCCTGTGTCGTCAGACCGCCCGGAGGCTGGTCAGATCCTCAGGGGCCGAAGGCGCCGTAGGCGGTGCGTACCGCACGGTCGCGTGCTGCGCCCGACAGCAGCTTGCGCACGCTGGCGAGCCACGGTTCGACGTGTTGGCGGATTTCGACGTCGTCCTCGAGCATGGTGGCGATCAGCTGCGCCTTGCGTGCCGTGTCCGCGGCGCCGAGGGGTTCCAGTAACGCACCCGCGGCGCGCATGATCTCGTCGCGCAACGCGGCCATCTCGCTTTCCAGTGTGACGAGGCGATCCCAGTCATTCGCCCGTGCCGCTTCGACCATCGCCGCCGAGACGGTACTCATCGATTCGTACAGGGAAAGAGGGGATGCCATCACCGATCTCCTCAGGCTGCCGCGGTTGCCGCATTCGGTGCGATGCCGGCCCAGGCTTCGCGCAAGGTGGCAAGCAGGCCGCGGACCTCGTCGAGTGCGGCGTGGCTGTTGTGCAGGTTTGCGTACAGCAGGCGTTCGCCCATGTAGACATACAGCGCGTCGAGCCGACCGGCGAGTTCTCCTCCGGCGACCGGATCGAGGCTGGCCTTCAGGCCGTTGACAATGATCTCGATGGCTTTGGAGATGGACTGGCCCTTGGTCGAAATATCGTTCCTTTCCATTGCTGCTGCTGCAGTGGCGATCGAAAGGATCGCGCCGTCGAAAAGCATCAGGATCAGCTTGTGCGGATCGGCCGTGCTCACGCCGGTTTCGACGCCGACCTGGGCATAGGCCGATGCGCGGTTGGATGATGAGCCGAACATTGCGTTGCTCCGGGGTTATTCGCCAATCGTTGGCAGGTTCGCGAGTTGCTGCGTGAGATAGTTACTGGTTTGCGTCATGCTGGCCACCATCGAGTCGAGCGCCGTGAATTGCGCCATGTAGCGCCTCTGGATGCCTTCCAGCCGCGCTTCGAACGCTTCACGCTGCTTGCCGATCGACTTGATGGAGGCGTTGATGCCGTCGGTGCGCCCGGCCAGCAGTCCGTCGCTGGCAAGGAAATTGTCGAGGCCGTCGGTGATCGTGGCGGCGAGGCCCTTCACACTGCCGACGCCGCCGAAGAAGGTCCCGACGTTGAGCTTCGGGTCCTGCAGCGCGGCGTCCAGCTTGGCGCTGTCGACTGCCAGTTTGCCATCAGTCTGGAAGGTGATGCCGATGTCGCTGAGGCGGCTGACATTGCCCAAGCCGGAAAGGGCGCTTCCGACCATGTTACGCACCTGGCTCTGCACGCTGCGTGCCGTGGAGTCGCCGGTCAGCGCAGACGCGGCTTTCTTTTCGGCGTCGTAATTGGTCAGGTTCCTGAGCGTGGTCTGCGTGTCGTTGTAGGCCTTGACGAAGGCGTCGATGGCGCTGCGCGCGCCGCTCTTGTCGGTCGCGACAGTGACGCTGGCCGCCGTCGTGGTCGGTTTCGTGAGGGTCAGCGTTACGCCGCTGATGACATCGCTGATGGTATTGCTGCTGCGCGTGATGGCGATGCCATCAACCGTAAATGCCGCATCCTGCGATGACTGTACCCGGGTGGTGGTCGGAGAGCCCGCCGGTGTCGCCGGGTCGTAGTTCAGGCCCACGCTGCCGCCGATGCTGAATGCCTGGTCGGCGCCGGTGTTCTTGCTGGTGATCACCAGCTGTTTGGCGGTGCCGTTATTAACCAGGTTGGCTGAGATGCCGAGATCGGCTGCGTTGATTGCGTCCCGCAGCTCCTCGATGGTCTTGCCTGTGAAGCTGAGCGTCTTGGTCGTGCCTGCCCCGGCGGTAAATGTGCCGTCGACGGTTTCGCCAGCCACGAATGCGCTGCCGATCATCTTGCCGAAGCGGATGTCCAGGGTTTGAGGCGTGACGCTGCCGTCGGCGGGTACGAACTGCGTGGTCGCGTTGCTGGCCACGCGCTGAGCTGCTGCCAGGCTGCCGACCAGCACCGAGTAGCTGCCGGCCGTCGCGCCTGCGGCGGAACTGGCGGTGAAGCCGGCGTCGGCACCGACGGTGGCCTTGGTGGCGGAAAATTTTGCCGCGTCGTTCAGCGCTTTTGCCGCCGTCTGCAGTGCGGCCAGGCTGCTCTTGATCTGGCCGAACGCCGACAGCCTGGACTGGAAGCTCGCTTCCTTCTTCGCCAGCGCCGTGAGCGGTTGACGTTCGACAGCCATCAACTGCGACACCATGCCGCTGATGTCGAGTCCGGAGCCGAGTCCTGATGCGGTCAAAGCCATGATGTCCTCCTCGCGGCTAGGCTTTCTGCTGTATCAGCAGGCCCTGAAGTCGGTCGAGAGCCTTGGAAATCGCCAGCAATTCTTCAGACGGAATCTGGCGAATCACCTCGTCGGTGGTTGAATCGACGACTTTTACCAGTGTACGCCCGGTGTCTTCATCAATCGAGAACAGCAGGTTCTGTGCCACGGGCGCCAGCACTTTTTGCACTTCGGCCACGGCCTGAATCAGTGCTTCGTGCGTGGGGGCGACTGCGGTGGGCGGGGAGGTGGCTTGCGTCGCTTGGGGCGCGGCCGGACTGGAAATCGCGCCGCGCTCGCCGGTGACCGCCCGCGTCACGCCGGCGTTCATCGCCGCTGCGTTGCTGCTGATGTTCTGAATGGTCATGATTCCACCTCTCCGATGGGCCACAGGCGCGAGACCCTTACGAGCCCCGCGCCTGTGGGTGTTGCCAGTCTAACCGAAGCTTAGCCGCGGAGCAGGCTGAGCACGTTGTTCGGCAGCGAGTTCGCCTGCGCGAGCATCGCGGTACCGGCTTGCTGCAGAATCTGGCCGCGGGTCAGGTTCGCGGTTTCCTGTGCGAAGTCGGCGTCGAGGATGCGGCTGCGGGAGGCGGACAGGTTCTCGGACGTGGTCTGCAGGTTGGCGATCGTCGAGGAGAAGCGGTTCTGGATCGCGCCGAGATCCGCCCGTGCGCCGTTGACCGCTTTCAGTGCCGCGTCCATTGCGACGATCGCGTTGTCGGCCCCTGCGGTGCTCGAGATGTCGAGCCCGGCGAAACCGGTCATGGTCGTCCCGGCTGCATCGCCGTTGGTGGCCGTCCCGACCATAGTGCCGGCGAAGCCGCCCGGGGTGTTGAAGGTGTTTGTCAGCGCGATGGTCATGTCGGTACCGTCAGCCTTGCTGATCACCAGATCGCCGCCTGCAACCGTACCGGTCGCTGTGTAAGCGCCGGCGGAGGCGGTAATAAACGCATCCACGCCGGTCTGCACTTCCGCAGCAGTTACCGTCTCTACAGCAGCGGTGGTGGTCTTGGTGAAGGCATTCGTGCCATCAACCGTGAGGGTGAAGGCTTGGCCGATTGCGCTGGACGTTGCGGTGGTAAAAGCACCCGATGCACCGCTGGTGGTGGAGGTTGCTACCGCCGAGGTCCAGCTGCCCAAGGCTGCAATGTTGGCGTCTGCAATGTTGGCGACCGTGATGGTCTGCCCCTGGTCTGCGCCAACCTGGAAGTCCTGGTTCTGGAAGCTGCCGTCGATCAGCTTCGTACCGTTGAACGATGTCTGGTTCGCGACGCGGTCGATTTCGTCCTTGAGCTGAACGACTTCCTTCTGCAGTGCGGCCCGGTCGTCCGCGGAGTTCGTTGCGTTGCGCGACTGCACGGCCAGTTCGCGGATGCGCTGGAGGTTGTTGCCGATCTCGCCGAGTGCGCCTTCGGCGGTCTGTGCGAGCGAGATGCCGTCGTTGGCGTTGCGCACGGCCTGGTTCAGGCCGCGGATCTGCGCGCCGAAGCGTTCCGAAATCGCGAGGCCGGCCGCGTCGTCCTTCGCGCTGTTGATGCGCAGGCCCGACGACAGGCGCTGCAGCGAGGTCGCGAGCGAGGCGCCGGAAGTGTTCAGGTTGCGCTGCGCATTGAGCGACGAGACGTTGGTGTTGATGACTTGTGCCATGATGTTTCTCCTAGCGAAAGGTGACTTCGGTTATCCCGGCTTCATGCCCCGTTTGCATCTGCGCGGGCGTTTTGTCTGCCGTTGAATCCATTAACGGAGGGCCCGGAAAAATCTTTAGGGAATTTGCAAGGAGATTTGTCTAGGGCCTTGCGCTGGCACCCACATGGCCCGCTAGCGCATCACTCGTGGGTGCCAGCGCCCTGCGGGGGGCGCATCCGGTTCAGACGACGGGATGTGCGACGACCTTGTTCTTGCCCGCCTGCTTCGCTTGGTACATGGCCTCGTCCGCGCGCTGTACGGTGCTTTCCACCGTGTCGTCGGGGTTCCATTGGGTGACGCCGGCGCTGAACGTGATCAACACCTTCCGCTCGTGCGTGAGGAAGAAATTGCGCGTGAGTTCGCGCTGCAGGCGCACGAGGGCGGTTTGGGCCTGTTCGAGCGTGGTGTCCGGGTAGAGCAGGATGAATTCCTCGCCGCCGTGGCGGGAGATGGTGTCCTGCGGGCGCAGGCTCTGCCGGATGATGGTGGCGAGGTGGACGAGGGCGTCGTCGCCGGTGCGGTGGCCGAAGGTGTCGTTGAGCTGCTTGAAGTTGTCGAGGTCGAGCAGGGCGAGGCTCAGGGGGCTGCCGTGGCGGCGGGCGCGGGCGGCTTCCTTGTCGAAGGTTTCTTCCAGTCCGCGGCGGTTGAGTACGCCGGTGAGCTGGTCGTGGCGCATCAGGCGGCTGGCTTCGTCGAGTTGGCGCTGCAGCTCGTTCATCCGTTCTTCGGCGTCGCGGGCGCGCTCGCGTGTGGCCACCAGGTCGTCGCGCGAGCGGCGGGCGGCGTCGCGCATCGTGAGCGTTTCGCGCATCACTTCGCCGAGGACTCCGCTGATCTCGGTGATGTCGCGTGCGGTGGAGATGCGGTCGGCACAGTTGCCGATGCGATCGTGGTAGGCGCCGGTGGTTTCGGCGAAGCTGGCGAGGTGGTCGACGAAGCCGGCGAGCAGTTCCTTGAGCGAGCGCTGGGCTTCGGAGTGGTTGTGCTTGAGCTGGCTCTGCTTGTAGATGATCTCGCGCAGGCGGCGTTCGGCGTCGTCGATGAGGCGCACGTTCGCCGGTTTGCCGAGGACGTCGCGCAGGACCTCGATCTGGCCGCTGAGCCAGCTGTCGTCGACGACGATCTGGTCGATGTTGTCGAGCAGCAGGCGCAGCAGGTTGAGCAGTCCGGCGTTGATCTCTGCCCGGTCGCCGGCGACCATTTCGAGCCGGTAGGCGAACTTGCGCATGCGCGCGGCGATGTTGCGCAGATCGTCCGAGTTGCCGGCGGCCTTGACCGATCCGGCGAGCCTGTCGGCTTCCTGCGCGAGTTCGGGCTGTTCGGTGAGCAGCGGTGGGAGCACCGTTTCGAGCGCGAGCTGCAGCAGTTCCTGGCGTGCAGCCAGCAGTTCGCCGGCTTCTCCAGATGCGATCTGGCGCATTTCGGGTGCCACACCGGCAGGGGGCGTGGGTGCGCCGGCGGACGGTGCGTTCGCTGGCGCGTTTGCTGCGTCGGACGGTTCGCGGGGGGCCGGCGCTTCGGGGTCGCCCGGCGCTTGCGTCCACGAGCGGACGAGGGCGTGCAGACGCGCGTGCAGCGTTGCGGGATCGTTGGCCGCGAGGACGCGCTCGAGCGATTCGCGCTTGCGCGCCGTGGTCCAGCCGAGCTGGCGTGCTTCCCACTGCTTGAGCAGGTTGGCGATGAGTTCGTTCCAGGCGGGCGGCTGCTCGGTCTTCAGGCTGGCAAGGTAGTCGGTCAGCGCCTGCCGGCTGGTGTCCTGGTTGCTATCCGCCAGAGCCTGGTCCAGCTGGCGGGCGATCCGCACGCGTTCGGCGGTGTCGCGTGGCAATTGCCGCGCGAGGGCGCGCACGAACTTGTCGGGGAAAGCGCCGTCGGCGTCGGGCGTTCCCGCGACCTCGTAGTAGAGGGCGCGAAAGTTGTCCGGTGTCGGCGAGATGCGCCGCGCCGCGAACAGACGCAGGACTTCGCGGGCAATTTCCGATGGCTGAGTTGGGGCGGGCATCGACAGCAGCTTTCACGCGGGCAAGTTGAGCGCCGATTATAGGGAGATCGGCGCAATACCGGACATGCGGGCAGGGATTTGCGCGTGAAATTTCTGCCGGCCGATGCATGACCGTGCCGGAGGGCTTCGACAGGCCAGGCCCGGAATTCAGCGCTCGTCGGCGGCGCTGCGAGCCTGCATTCGCATGAACCACACCGCGAAGATCGTTGCCGCCGCGAGGGTCGTCGCCTCGACGACGTGGCCGGTGCCGAGCATCAGGCCGGAGGCGCCGCCGCAGCCCATCAGCAGTCGATTGATCCACTGTTCCATATTGGTCTCCGTCGGGAAAAGAGCCCTCTCCGGGGCCGTGTTGATCGAGTGCTGTAAGTATATACAGTATTCGAATCTGGCTGCAAGTGATCGGTGCGGCGTTCGCGCGCCGGACGCGGGCGGCGCGCGAACAATGAAAAAGGGGCGCCGAAGCGCCCCTTTTGATCTTGGTCCTGCCGTGCTTACTTCTTGCGAGGCGGCGGCACGTCGGTGCAGCTGCCGTGTGCGACCTCCGCCGCCATGCCGACGGTTTCGCCCAGCGTCGGGTGCGGGTGGATGGTCTTGCCGATATCCACCGCGTCCGCGCCCATCTCGATGGCGAGGCACACTTCGCCGATCATGTCGCCGGCCGAGGGGCCGACGATCGCGCCGCCGATCACGCGGTGCGTTTCGGCGTCGAAGATCAGTTTGGTGAAGCCGTAGTCGGCGCCGTTGGCGATCGCGCGGCCGGAAGCGGCCCACGGGAACTTGGCGGTCTCGATCTTGCGGCCTTCCTTCTTCGCCTGTTCCTCGGTGTAGCCGACCCATGCCACTTCCGGATGGGTGTAGGCGACGCCCGGGATCACTGTGGCGTCGAAGGCGGACTTTTCGCCGGCGGCGACTTCGGCCGCGACGTGGGCTTCATGCACCGCCTTGTGGGCGAGCATCGGGTTGCCGACGACGTCGCCGATCGCGAAGATGTTGGGCACGTTGGTGCGCATCTGCGCGTCGACCGGGATGAAGCCGCGATCCGTGACGACGACGCCAGCCTTCTCGGCACCGATCTTCTTGCCGTTGGGGCTGCGGCCGGCGGCCTGCAGGATCATGTCGTAACGCTGCGGTCCGGCCGGGGCCTTCTCGCCTTCGAAGGTGACCCACAGGCCGTCGTCCTTCGCCTCGACGGCGACGGTCTTGGTCTTGAGCATGATGCTGTCGAAGCGGTGGGCGTTCTGCTTCTCCCACACCTTGACGGCGTCGCGGTCCGGGCCCTGCATCAGGGCGTCGAGCATTTCGACGACATCGACACGGGTGCCGAGCGTCGAATAC
It contains:
- the fliD gene encoding flagellar filament capping protein FliD yields the protein MALTASGLGSGLDISGMVSQLMAVERQPLTALAKKEASFQSRLSAFGQIKSSLAALQTAAKALNDAAKFSATKATVGADAGFTASSAAGATAGSYSVLVGSLAAAQRVASNATTQFVPADGSVTPQTLDIRFGKMIGSAFVAGETVDGTFTAGAGTTKTLSFTGKTIEELRDAINAADLGISANLVNNGTAKQLVITSKNTGADQAFSIGGSVGLNYDPATPAGSPTTTRVQSSQDAAFTVDGIAITRSSNTISDVISGVTLTLTKPTTTAASVTVATDKSGARSAIDAFVKAYNDTQTTLRNLTNYDAEKKAASALTGDSTARSVQSQVRNMVGSALSGLGNVSRLSDIGITFQTDGKLAVDSAKLDAALQDPKLNVGTFFGGVGSVKGLAATITDGLDNFLASDGLLAGRTDGINASIKSIGKQREAFEARLEGIQRRYMAQFTALDSMVASMTQTSNYLTQQLANLPTIGE
- a CDS encoding flagellar protein FlaG — encoded protein: MTIQNISSNAAAMNAGVTRAVTGERGAISSPAAPQATQATSPPTAVAPTHEALIQAVAEVQKVLAPVAQNLLFSIDEDTGRTLVKVVDSTTDEVIRQIPSEELLAISKALDRLQGLLIQQKA
- a CDS encoding flagellin; amino-acid sequence: MAQVINTNVSSLNAQRNLNTSGASLATSLQRLSSGLRINSAKDDAAGLAISERFGAQIRGLNQAVRNANDGISLAQTAEGALGEIGNNLQRIRELAVQSRNATNSADDRAALQKEVVQLKDEIDRVANQTSFNGTKLIDGSFQNQDFQVGADQGQTITVANIADANIAALGSWTSAVATSTTSGASGAFTTATSSAIGQAFTLTVDGTNAFTKTTTAAVETVTAAEVQTGVDAFITASAGAYTATGTVAGGDLVISKADGTDMTIALTNTFNTPGGFAGTMVGTATNGDAAGTTMTGFAGLDISSTAGADNAIVAMDAALKAVNGARADLGAIQNRFSSTIANLQTTSENLSASRSRILDADFAQETANLTRGQILQQAGTAMLAQANSLPNNVLSLLRG
- a CDS encoding GGDEF domain-containing protein; the protein is MPAPTQPSEIAREVLRLFAARRISPTPDNFRALYYEVAGTPDADGAFPDKFVRALARQLPRDTAERVRIARQLDQALADSNQDTSRQALTDYLASLKTEQPPAWNELIANLLKQWEARQLGWTTARKRESLERVLAANDPATLHARLHALVRSWTQAPGDPEAPAPREPSDAANAPANAPSAGAPTPPAGVAPEMRQIASGEAGELLAARQELLQLALETVLPPLLTEQPELAQEADRLAGSVKAAGNSDDLRNIAARMRKFAYRLEMVAGDRAEINAGLLNLLRLLLDNIDQIVVDDSWLSGQIEVLRDVLGKPANVRLIDDAERRLREIIYKQSQLKHNHSEAQRSLKELLAGFVDHLASFAETTGAYHDRIGNCADRISTARDITEISGVLGEVMRETLTMRDAARRSRDDLVATRERARDAEERMNELQRQLDEASRLMRHDQLTGVLNRRGLEETFDKEAARARRHGSPLSLALLDLDNFKQLNDTFGHRTGDDALVHLATIIRQSLRPQDTISRHGGEEFILLYPDTTLEQAQTALVRLQRELTRNFFLTHERKVLITFSAGVTQWNPDDTVESTVQRADEAMYQAKQAGKNKVVAHPVV